A single Amphiura filiformis chromosome 19, Afil_fr2py, whole genome shotgun sequence DNA region contains:
- the LOC140141043 gene encoding uncharacterized protein produces MDSCRDTSDTKYLVFTDDTCDDQNKNYSVKSGSVEKMERTAICTVQNLGVFALFQIIILIIVAIIIGMHTKISNQTAIETQALIKELQDRVTNNTEDFGSVDLPSKSKIAALPQSTSPPSLPPAEDQYKPAGVTYIRWGRTVCPDTADLVYTGVSAGAKGSDGGNVPGGGSNYQCLTLSPQFNRSESGQQPARSRIYGAEYRSGEPGAIHDVHMYDTPCVMCQSRMARVQAFMMPATMECPTKWTREYAGYMAAARWNHPRTQYVCLDRNPETIRGTNTPDLISYFFPVEVVSSSGLPSEYITGHDLTCAICTM; encoded by the exons ATGGATTCTTGCAGAGATACATCTGACACCAAGTATCTAGTGTTTACTGACGATACGTGCGATGACCAAAACAAGAATTACTCTGTAAAATCAGGTAGTGTCGAAAAGATGGAAAGGACGGCAATTTGCACCGTGCAAAACCTGGGAGTCTTTGCTCTTTTTCAAATAATAATCCTGATCATAGTGGCAATCATTATCGGGATGCACACCAAGATATCGAATCAAACGGCAATTGAAACCCAAGCACTTATCAAGGAACTTCAAGACCGAGTCACTAATAATACCGAAGATTTCGGTAGCGTCGATTTGCCAAGTAAAAGTAAG ATTGCTGCTTTGCCGCAGTCTACCAGTCCACCGTCGCTCCCGCCAGCGGAAGACCAATATAAACCAGCTGGAGTGACATATATTAGGTGGGGACGTACTGTATGTCCAGATACAGCAGATCTTGTGTATACTG GTGTATCGGCTGGTGCTAAAGGAAGTGATGGAGGTAATGTTCCTGGCGGAGGTTCCAATTACCAATGCTTAACACTTTCTCCACAGTTCAACAGATCAGAGTCAGGCCAACAACCGGCCCGGTCAAGAATCTATGGAGCGGAATACCGTAGTGGTGAACCAGGAGCGATTCACGATGTCCATATGTATGATACTCCATGCGTCATGTGTCAAAGTCGAATGGCTCGAGTACAGGCCTTCATGATGCCCGCAACAATGGAATGCCCTACCAAATGGACCAGAGAATATGCTGGCTACATGGCTGCAGCAAGATGGAATCACCCGCGCACCCAATACGTCTGCTTAGACCGAAACCCAGAAACCATACGCGGTACAAACACCCCTGATCTAATTTCGTATTTTTTCCCTGTCGAAGTGGTTAGTTCCAGTGGTTTGCCTTCAGAATATATAACTGGCCACGACTTGACTTGTGCTATTTGCACAATGTAA
- the LOC140140437 gene encoding uncharacterized protein, with the protein MDSTKFTDESESRDTSDTKYLVFTDDTCDDQNKNYTVKSGSDGKMEMTGFCTVQKLGLFAIIQIIILIVVAIIMGMHTKISNKTTIETQALIKELQNRVANNTEDFANVDLSSKSKIVASQSTTSVPLVEDQYKPAGVTYIRWGRTVCPDTADLVYTGIAAGGKGGPGTIEGGTGDNIPGGGSNYLCLTRSPQFNQSESGQQPARARIYGAEYRSGEPGAIHDVHNAPIVGRRT; encoded by the exons ATGGATTCAACGAAGTTTACTGACGAATCGGAGAGCAGAGATACATCTGACACCAAGTATCTAGTGTTTACTGACGATACGTGCGATGACCAAAACAAGAATTACACTGTAAAATCAGGTAGTGACGGCAAGATGGAAATGACGGGATTTTGCACTGTGCAAAAACTGGGACTCTTTGCAATTATTCAAATAATAATCCTGATCGTAGTGGCTATTATTATGGGGATGCACACCAAGATATCGAATAAAACGACAATTGAAACCCAAGCACTTATCAAGGAACTTCAAAACCGAGTCGCAAATAATACCGAAGATTTCGCTAACGTGGATTTGTCAAGTAAAAGTAAG attgTTGCTTCGCAGTCTACCACGTCGGTCCCGCTGGTGGAAGACCAGTATAAACCCGCTGGAGTGACATATATCCGATGGGGACGTACTGTATGTCCAGATACAGCAGATCTTGTGTATACTG GCATAGCGGCTGGGGGTAAAGGAGGGCCCGGTACTATAGAGGGGGGTACTGGGGATAATATCCCAGGCGGAGGCTCCAATTACCTATGTTTAACACGTTCTCCACAGTTCAACCAATCAGAGTCAGGCCAACAGCCGGCCCGGGCAAGAATATATGGAGCGGAATATCGTAGTGGTGAGCCAGGAGCGATTCACGATGTCCATAatgcacccatagtgggtaggagaacatga